ATTGACCGTCATTCTTTAAAAGAGATCCTTTATGAAGTAATGGAACTAGGCTTTAGTGCAGAAAATGTTACTTTTGGAATGGGTGGTGGTCTCTTACAAAAAGTGCATCGTGACACAATGAACTGGGCAATGAAAACTTCTGCCATACAAGTCGCAGGGCAGTGGCGAGATGTCTATAAAGATCCAATTACAGCACATAGTAAACGCTCGAAAAAAGGACGTTTAGCGCTTGTAAAACAAGATAATAAAGTCCAAACTATTAGAGAAGAGTTGTTAGATACACAGCAAAATTTACTACAAACCGTCTATTTGAATGGTAAATTATTGATTGAAGAAGAATTTACAACTATTAGAGAGCGTACCAATGTGATACTTTAATTTTTTACTATACAGGAGCAGGTTATATGAATTATAAAAATAAATCCCTTTGCCGAGTGCGAACCATTACCCTATTTTTATCTTTAACCAAAGATAAAAACCAATGGCAACAAGCGTTGCAAGAGGCAAAACAAGAGTTTGATCTGCTTATTCCAACTATCCAAAATGCAGGTTATGAAATTCAAAGTATTCGTATTGTAACCAATGCCTTTGGTGAGTATTTAGACACTACAAGCGTTGAGAAAGCAAAAGCGGATTTAGCCTATATTAAACAATTACTTAATCAGCTAAATAACAGTGGTTTGCGTATCCGTTTTGCGATTGGTGAAGCGAAAACCGCACAAGAAATCCAGCTCTTACCCGCACTTATTCAAGATTATGGTGATTTGTGTAACGCTTGTGTGAATGTTCCCCTAGATAAAAATGGCGTGTTGGATAATCAGTTGATTGAGCAATCAGCACAGACTATAAAAACCATTGCAGAAACCACCGAGCGTGGCGAGGGAAATTTCAATTTTACAGTGAATTTTAACTGCAAACCTTTTATTCCTTATTTCCCTGCAAGCTATCATTCTAGCGATTTACCTAACAGCTTTGTGATTGGCTTTGAAACTCCCGATCTTTTGGTTGCTGTGTTAGAAAATATCCCCAAAACCGAACACAATAGTTTCTTTAATAATGCTTATAATCAGCTGTCAGAAGTGTTGCAATATCATATTGATGAAGTGCTAAATGCAGTGCATTCTGTTACTTTATCAGGTAACTTTACATTTGTAGGGATTGATAGTTCAGCTGCGCCATCAAAAAATTGTGCTTCAATGGTAACCGTTTATGAGAATTTAGGTGTGCCTTATTTTGGGGCTGCAGGAACAGTTGAGGCATCGGCATTGTTAACAAGAGTATTCAAATCCATTAAAAATGTCCCATTGGTAGGGTTTTCAGGCTTAATGCTTGCTTTAACAGAAGATACAGGGTTAGCCAAAGGTTCTCAATTAGAGCAGTTTGATATTCGAGCCTTGCTCACATACAGCGCCGTATGTGGTATTGGATTAGATACTGTACCTGTTTCAGGCAATGCGACTATTGAGCAACTTTCTGCTTTAATGCGAGATACAGGAACAATGGCATTTCGTTTAAACAAACCATTAACGGTACGAGTATTCCCTATCCCTAATGCCGAAGCAGGCGAAATGACAACATTTGAAAGTGATGATTTGTGTAATAGTAAAATCTTAGCTATTCCTTAATAGGGTAAGCGGGTACTTTTGAAGTAAATTTGCGGCATAGTAGACAAAATAGTTGGTAATTTTGAGGAGCTATGCCCATAGTAGACAAATGAGTTGGTTTTTATTATTTTATAAATAATTACCAACTCCTTTTATTTAGAAAATCTTTTATAAACATAATCTTATGGTATTTGGTCAAACCATTATGATTAGATAGTTTTCGTTTAAGTTCTCCAAATAAACTTTCAAGCCTATTTGTTGTTTTTTCTATATTTAATTCAGGATATTTTTCAAAAGTAAATAAATAATCCATATTATATTTTAAGCTCCTGTAAGCACTTCTTATATTACGATGTTTAAAAGGATATTTACCCTTTTCATTTATTTTATCGGAGCGTTCATTTAAATATTCTTTATGTTTTAAATACCAATAATGTAAATTAATATAGAACTCGTTTTTAGAGCTATTTTTTAATGTTTTAACTAATATTTTTAGCTCTTTTCCCGCTTCAGATTTAGGGTTCCTTGTTAATTTCCTTATTACATTTGCTATTTGATGAAATTGGCAAAGTTGTGCAGGCGTATTTAAAAAATCTCTTAATAATCCTCGTCTTCCATCACAAGTAATAGATTGAATAATATAGCCTTTTTCTCTTAATTTATTCATTGCTAATAGATAATAAAGATTTTTTTCTGTTGTCACAATTTGATGATAAATTACCTTCTTTGATAAAGTGTCCATAAAAACGAGAACACCAAAATTTCGACCAAAGAAAGTGGTATCCATCATTAAGTTCAATTTATTATTTTGTGGGATATTTAATGGCGTTTTAGGGGCTTTTAAAACATATCTTTGAATAGTTCTAACAGAGCAATTATATTTAATTGCTAGTTGCTTATAGGTTTGTTTACCTTCTGTGTAATCTAGCCAAATTTGGCTTGAATTTAAGGATTTTTTGAAGGTAAAAGTTTTATTACAAATAGAGCATTTATAACGTTGAACATTATTTTGGGTACCATATTTGTGAATATTCGTTTTATGACAAAAAGGACAAGTTTTTTATTCATTTTCAAAAAAGTGGGCTAAAGCACAGTAATATAAAGCTTTAACCCATTTTTTACCAACTATTTTGTCTACTATGCCAAATTTGCAAATTTCTGGATTTAAAAAAAGAATTGTATAAAAGGTAAAAAAAGAAGTGGTGGGCGATACCGGTCTCGAACCAGTGACCCCCTCCTTGTAAGGGAGGTGCTCTCCCAACTGAGCTAATCGCCCCTTTAATTCTTAAATTTTTTTGTTTCTACTTTGTCAAATTTATTTGACATACTTATGTATGCCTGCATAAATTTTCCTAGTATAAACTTCAAAATTTAATTTCAAAGGTATTCTTTAAATTAGGTTGTTTAAAGAATTATTTAGAATAAAAAGGCACTTTAATGTTGGTAAAAAAAGTGGTGGGCGATACCGGTCTCGAACCAGTGACCCCCTCCTTGTAAGGGAGGTGCTCTCCCAACTGAGCTAATCGCCCTTTTAATTCTAAATTTTCTTGTTTCTGCGTTGTCAAATTTATTTGACATACTTATGTATGCCTGCATAAATTTTCCTAGCATAAACTTCAAAATTTAACCTTAAAAATATTTAAGGTTAAAATTCTCAACAGTGGCACTTTAATGTTGGTAAAAAAAAGTGGTGGGCGATACCGGTCTCGAACCAGTGACCCCCTCCTTGTAAGGGAGGTGCTCTCCCAACTGAGCTAATCGCCCGCTGTTGTGGGGTTGAATTATAGAGATCTAATCTTTTCAGTCAATCAATTTTTGTAAAAAAAAAGTTTGTTTGTTTTAAAAATCATCAAAAAAGTGAATTTTTTACTATTATTCGCCATTTTGCGTAGTAGAATAGTAAAATATTTTATTTGAAACTAATAGGTTATTTATAATGCAAATTGAAAATCTTTTCCCTTTTGATCCAAATGTAAAAGTGCGAACTCGTTTCGCACCAAGTCCAACAGGTTATTTGCACGTGGGAGGTGCAAGAACAGCACTTTATTCTTGGCTTTATGCTAAACATAATAATGGCGAATTTGTACTTCGTATTGAAGATACGGATTTAGAACGTTCAACGCCAGAAGCAACAGCGGCTATCATTGAAGGTATGGCGTGGTTAAATCTAGCGTGGGAACACGGACCTTTCTACCAAACAAAGCGTTTTGATCGTTATAATCAGGTTATTGATCAAATGTTAGAGCAAGGGCTAGCTTATCGCTGCTACTGTTCAAAAGAACGTTTAGAAGCATTACGTGAAGAGCAAGAAGAAAATAAAGAAAAACCTCGCTACGATAGACATTGTTTAAATGAGCATAATCATTCAGCAGATGAGCCTCACGTGGTGCGTTTTAAAAACCCAACAGAAGGTTCGGTTATTTTTGATGATGCGGTGCGTGGTACGATTGAAATTAAAAACAGTGAGCTAGATGATTTAATTATTCGTCGTACTGATGGTGCACCAACTTACAATTTCTGTGTAGTGGTTGATGACTGGGATATGGGGATTACTCACGTGGTACGTGGCGAAGATCACATTAATAATACACCTCGTCAAATCAATATTTTAAAAGCATTAAATGCACCCGTACCAACTTATGCACACGTTTCAATGATTAACGGTGATGACGGTAAGAAATTATCCAAACGTCACGGAGCGGTAAGCGTAATGCAATACCGTGATGAAGGTTATTTACCAGAAGCATTAGTGAACTATTTAGTGCGTTTAGGCTGGGGACACGGCGATCAGGAAGTTTTCTCTGTGGAAGAGATGATCAATTTATTTGAATTAGATCACGTCAGTAAATCAGCAAGTGCATTTAATACCAAAAAATTACAATGGTTAAACCAACATTATATTAAAACCTTAGATCCTAGCTACGTGGCGAAACACTTAGATTGGCATATGAAAGATCAAAATATTGATTATTCAAAGGGTCCAAAATTAGAAGATGTGATTACTGCTTTGGCAGAACGTAGCGTAACACTAAAAGAAATGGCAACCGCAAGCCGCTACTTCTTTGAAGATTTTAACGAATATGATGAAAAAGCAACGAATAAAAACTTCAAACCAGCAGCAGTTGAGCCACTTGCAAAATTATTAGAGAAACTGACCGCTTTGGAAGAGTGGACTGTTGAGAATATTCATAATGTAATGAATGCAACGGCAACAGAACTTGAAGTTGGAATGGGTAAAGTTGGAATGCCATTCCGCTTAGCAGTAACAGGTTCAGGGCAATCTCCATCAATGGATTTAACTGCCACTTTAGTGGGTAAAGAACGAACACTTGCTCGTATTCAGAAAGCCATTGCGTTTATTAACGCTCAAAACGCATAATTTTCTATTGACATAAAAAACGCTGAGTATTATCATTCTCAGCGTTTCTTTCCTAAGAAATAACGTGGGGATATAGCTCAGTTGGGAGAGCGCTTGAATGGCATTCAAGAGGTCGTCGGTTCGATCCCGATTATCTCCACCAAATAACTAATTTACTATAGTTCATACTGCTTCAAAATAAACCATAAACCCCTATAAATAAAGAATTTTATTAATTTTCATAGTGTATTTTGCTTTATTGTGCTTCATTTTGATTTCATTTTTTAGTACCCATAATAGTACCTGTATGATATAGTACCCAGTAATTTGGGTACCATTATGAGGTTTTTTTTATGGCTAGGATTGTTCAATCTTTAACTAATACGCAGGTAGATAAAGCAAAATACACACCTAAAGGCAAAAATGAATTAAATGACGGAAACGGCTTATTTTTACAACTTTACTCAACTAACAAAAAATGTTGGCGTTTTCGTTATTATAAGCCTAAAACAAAATTAAGGACTAAAATAACCATAGGGGAATACCCTTGTATTTCATTGGCTCAGGCTCGCACTAAAAGAGATGAATTCAGAACATTGTTATTACAAGGAATTGATCCTCAATGTTTTAAAAAAGAGCAAGCAATAGAAAGAGAATTGAAAGATAAAACTACATTTCTAGCTGTTGCATTAGAATGGCGGAAAAAAAAGGAAGGTGAAATAAAAAATAAAACATTGACCAAATATTGGAGAAGTTTAGAACTTCATATTTTTCCGTTTCTTGCTGATTATCCAATACAGGAAATAGTGCCTATTATTGCATTAAAGCCATTAAAAAGAGTTGAAGAGCGTAACAATATAGATATGGCTCAACGTCTTTGTTGTTATATCAATGAGATTCTTAATTTTGCAGTAAACGGCGGTTTATTACCTTTTAACCCTTGCTTAAAAATGGGAAAGAATTTAAAACGTATCAATAAGCAAAATAATCCTCATATAGAAAGTCATCAAATTCCAAAATTAATGCAATCAATATCCAATGCTCGTGTTCAGCCACAAACAAAGGCTTTAATTTATTTCCAGCTTTTAACAATGGTTAGACCAAATGAAGCAAGTAGAGCAGAATGGCAGGAAATAGATTTTGAAAATGAATTATGGACAATTCCTGCTGAAAAAATGAAAGCAAGAGAACCCCATATTGTACCCTTATCAACACAAGCAATTAAAATTCTAAAAGATCTTGAAGGGATTACAGGGCAGTTCAAATACATATTCCCTAAACACGGTGATAACAAAGCCCCTATGAGTTCAGCAACCGCTAATACTGCTTTAACTAGAATGGGATACAAGGGAAAACAAACAGCACACGGATTAAGAGGATTAGCAAGAACTTACCTAGCTGAACAAAACATTATTCACGAACACGCCGAAGCCTGTCTTGCCCACAAAACAGGGGGAAATGTAAGCCTTGCGTATAATCACGCTACTTATATACCTCAAAGAAAAGTAATAATGCAATTTTGGGGTGATTTCATAGAGCAATGTTCTTTAGTGAAAACTATCTAATTTATAAATAGAGCGATAATCGCTCTATTTTTTTATCTTTTTCCTCAATTTAAAAAGTTACTAGTTTTACTAAAAAACCCACTTATCCACTTATTATATTATTTATTTTTATAACTTATTGAAAAATAATAAAAAATAAAGGGTTTTGTTTAAGTGGTTTTCAAGTGGTTTTTAAGTGGATAAGTGGGTTTTTAATGTTTGATATATCACAGACTCAATAAAAAATAATTTTTGGTAAATTGTTTGTTATTCCACAAACAAGAGGTTTTTTTAATGACAGAAGAAATTTTAGATAAAAAACTAAGTGAATTAAATTCTAAATGGCCAACAACATTAATTGATA
This DNA window, taken from Pasteurella skyensis, encodes the following:
- a CDS encoding DUF711 family protein, coding for MNYKNKSLCRVRTITLFLSLTKDKNQWQQALQEAKQEFDLLIPTIQNAGYEIQSIRIVTNAFGEYLDTTSVEKAKADLAYIKQLLNQLNNSGLRIRFAIGEAKTAQEIQLLPALIQDYGDLCNACVNVPLDKNGVLDNQLIEQSAQTIKTIAETTERGEGNFNFTVNFNCKPFIPYFPASYHSSDLPNSFVIGFETPDLLVAVLENIPKTEHNSFFNNAYNQLSEVLQYHIDEVLNAVHSVTLSGNFTFVGIDSSAAPSKNCASMVTVYENLGVPYFGAAGTVEASALLTRVFKSIKNVPLVGFSGLMLALTEDTGLAKGSQLEQFDIRALLTYSAVCGIGLDTVPVSGNATIEQLSALMRDTGTMAFRLNKPLTVRVFPIPNAEAGEMTTFESDDLCNSKILAIP
- the gltX gene encoding glutamate--tRNA ligase, which encodes MQIENLFPFDPNVKVRTRFAPSPTGYLHVGGARTALYSWLYAKHNNGEFVLRIEDTDLERSTPEATAAIIEGMAWLNLAWEHGPFYQTKRFDRYNQVIDQMLEQGLAYRCYCSKERLEALREEQEENKEKPRYDRHCLNEHNHSADEPHVVRFKNPTEGSVIFDDAVRGTIEIKNSELDDLIIRRTDGAPTYNFCVVVDDWDMGITHVVRGEDHINNTPRQINILKALNAPVPTYAHVSMINGDDGKKLSKRHGAVSVMQYRDEGYLPEALVNYLVRLGWGHGDQEVFSVEEMINLFELDHVSKSASAFNTKKLQWLNQHYIKTLDPSYVAKHLDWHMKDQNIDYSKGPKLEDVITALAERSVTLKEMATASRYFFEDFNEYDEKATNKNFKPAAVEPLAKLLEKLTALEEWTVENIHNVMNATATELEVGMGKVGMPFRLAVTGSGQSPSMDLTATLVGKERTLARIQKAIAFINAQNA
- a CDS encoding tyrosine-type recombinase/integrase, which gives rise to MARIVQSLTNTQVDKAKYTPKGKNELNDGNGLFLQLYSTNKKCWRFRYYKPKTKLRTKITIGEYPCISLAQARTKRDEFRTLLLQGIDPQCFKKEQAIERELKDKTTFLAVALEWRKKKEGEIKNKTLTKYWRSLELHIFPFLADYPIQEIVPIIALKPLKRVEERNNIDMAQRLCCYINEILNFAVNGGLLPFNPCLKMGKNLKRINKQNNPHIESHQIPKLMQSISNARVQPQTKALIYFQLLTMVRPNEASRAEWQEIDFENELWTIPAEKMKAREPHIVPLSTQAIKILKDLEGITGQFKYIFPKHGDNKAPMSSATANTALTRMGYKGKQTAHGLRGLARTYLAEQNIIHEHAEACLAHKTGGNVSLAYNHATYIPQRKVIMQFWGDFIEQCSLVKTI